The following proteins are co-located in the Dehalococcoidia bacterium genome:
- a CDS encoding Mur ligase family protein: MNRPIAEPELRAYTDAVTWLESFIRPITGTAPQKTPELWREEGPLRLARMERLLTVLGRPDRRFAALHVTGTSGKGSVCTYLGAVLHAAGLRTGVHATPYLQATVEKLQIDGRYVTPSDFATLVASFRELLRADPAALSDLPYPALSVGLTYLYFARRRVDAAVIEVSTGGRFDWTNTLQPIVSVVTTVGPDHLTALGPTLADVAYHKAGIIKNGTPAVTGVSGPELAVVEVEARLRGSPLLRLGHEFGYEVRRCTEQGVLFDFRENRPGGRRLDGLESGMIGRYQAFNAALSVAALLAAEETRERVSDEALRAGLCSARLPGRMELIQRHPDVLLDGAHNPQKAAALAASLAEIFPDRRLVLVIGALTTKDATGIIAPFVGQARQIVVSVPHVLGKTGADPERIAALARGLGVPARSEPDPGAAVRMALAEARPDDLICVTGSLYLVGEVRRLWVPDEAILASGSSNPPAASLSVAP; the protein is encoded by the coding sequence GGCTCGAAAGCTTCATCCGGCCGATTACGGGCACGGCGCCGCAGAAGACGCCTGAGCTATGGCGGGAAGAAGGGCCGCTCCGACTCGCCCGCATGGAGCGCCTGCTCACCGTCCTCGGCCGGCCCGATCGCCGCTTCGCCGCCCTGCACGTCACGGGTACGTCGGGCAAGGGCTCGGTCTGCACCTACCTCGGCGCCGTGCTGCACGCCGCCGGCCTGCGTACCGGCGTGCACGCCACGCCCTACCTGCAGGCGACGGTCGAGAAGTTGCAAATCGACGGCCGCTACGTGACACCCTCCGACTTCGCCACGCTGGTTGCATCCTTCCGCGAGCTGTTGCGGGCCGATCCAGCCGCCCTGTCCGATCTTCCCTATCCCGCGCTGTCCGTTGGGCTGACCTATCTCTACTTCGCGCGCCGGCGGGTCGACGCGGCGGTGATCGAGGTGAGCACGGGCGGCCGCTTCGACTGGACGAACACCCTGCAGCCGATCGTCTCGGTGGTCACGACGGTCGGCCCCGATCATCTGACGGCGCTCGGTCCCACGCTGGCGGACGTCGCCTATCACAAGGCCGGCATCATCAAGAACGGCACGCCCGCGGTCACCGGCGTTTCCGGCCCCGAGCTGGCGGTGGTGGAAGTTGAGGCGCGGCTGCGCGGCAGTCCGCTGCTGCGGCTTGGCCACGAGTTCGGCTACGAGGTCCGCCGCTGCACGGAGCAAGGCGTGCTGTTCGACTTCCGCGAGAATCGCCCCGGCGGGCGCCGTCTCGACGGCCTGGAGTCGGGGATGATCGGCCGATATCAGGCGTTCAATGCCGCGCTCAGCGTGGCGGCGCTCCTTGCGGCGGAGGAGACGCGCGAGCGCGTCTCTGACGAGGCGTTGCGAGCGGGTTTGTGTTCGGCGCGGTTGCCCGGCCGCATGGAGCTGATTCAGCGCCATCCCGACGTGCTGCTGGATGGCGCCCACAACCCGCAGAAGGCCGCGGCCCTTGCCGCCTCGCTCGCCGAGATATTCCCCGATCGACGCCTTGTGCTGGTGATCGGCGCGTTGACAACCAAGGACGCGACCGGCATCATCGCACCGTTTGTCGGCCAAGCCCGCCAGATCGTCGTCAGCGTCCCGCACGTGCTGGGCAAGACCGGCGCAGACCCGGAGCGCATCGCGGCGCTGGCGCGAGGGCTCGGCGTGCCGGCGCGCAGCGAGCCGGACCCGGGAGCCGCCGTGCGCATGGCACTCGCGGAGGCACGTCCCGACGATCTGATCTGCGTCACGGGTTCGCTGTACCTGGTGGGCGAGGTGAGACGCCTCTGGGTGCCCGACGAGGCGATTCTCGCCAGCGGCAGCAGCAACCCGCCCGCGGCGTCGCTGAGCGTCGCGCCGTAA